One window of the Roseovarius sp. THAF9 genome contains the following:
- a CDS encoding putative PEP-binding protein — MQQGPEHITPITPDAPIAIATHGGRAKCLQRLVRLDLPVPRTVALSFEAVRCVADGEVPDMASLLDPFGELPVLCVRPSSEDPDWGGPGAVLNIGMNDARFVDLSERIGKPAAARLYVRFVQAYAVHVARADPDMFDSLDDDPVKAVGQALVAYEEEVEEEFPQDAKVQLLGVLRSMARAWQGTTARLLRQAKGAPADAGLGLVVQEMALGLGEGECGSGVMQLVDSVTGDRRCTGRYLSQSQGREALKASKEALFLQKDPRGPSLEELAPEAFERLKQCTKLMREKLCEEMQAEFTIENGEVYLLDGVRVARNARAAVAIAVSLAEDGIISREEALMRIEPRALNELLHRQIDPEVKRDVYARGIAASPGAATGKIVFSAEDAQAADSRGEAAILVRRETSPEDIRGMHAAAGVLTERGGITSHAAVIGRGIGKPCVVGASEITFQIKRKRLVFPDGRSLQAGDQITIDGTSGEVLAGEPRLLEAARDESFKTLMSWADDLRDIEVRANADTQADAELALTFKAQGIGLCRTEHMFVEPSRLVAMREMIFADTSEDRASALEVLLPMQRADFIDLFRIMSGMPVCIRLFDPPLHEYLPADREGIRELADALDLPVADVTERVESMGEYNPMLGMRGVRLGIAVPEIYEMQARAIFEATVAASHESDPVVPEVMIPLVSAMREVELVRENVDNVADAVRRETGRDFTYRLGVMVETPRAALRAAEIAPHVSFLSFGTNDLTQMTYGLSRDDAGRFMSHYVQQGVYPEDPFHVLDVDGVGELLEIGARRGREVAPDLTLSICGEHGGNPESIAFCRTAGFDYVSCSPFRVPVARLAAAQLAVKDKIG, encoded by the coding sequence GTGCAGCAGGGCCCTGAACATATCACGCCGATCACACCCGATGCGCCGATTGCCATAGCAACGCATGGCGGGCGGGCGAAATGCCTTCAGCGGCTGGTGCGGCTGGACCTGCCGGTGCCGCGTACCGTTGCCTTGTCTTTCGAAGCGGTCAGGTGTGTCGCGGATGGCGAAGTGCCTGACATGGCGTCCTTGCTGGACCCGTTCGGCGAGTTGCCGGTGCTGTGCGTGCGGCCTTCGTCCGAAGACCCCGACTGGGGAGGGCCAGGGGCGGTTCTGAATATCGGGATGAACGACGCGCGGTTCGTCGACTTGTCCGAGCGGATCGGTAAACCGGCTGCGGCGCGTCTGTACGTGCGCTTCGTACAGGCCTACGCGGTCCATGTGGCGCGCGCCGATCCGGACATGTTCGACTCGCTGGACGACGATCCGGTCAAGGCGGTGGGCCAGGCATTGGTTGCCTATGAGGAAGAAGTCGAGGAAGAATTCCCACAGGATGCTAAGGTGCAACTGTTGGGCGTGCTGCGTTCGATGGCGCGGGCGTGGCAGGGCACCACGGCGCGGCTTTTGCGGCAGGCCAAGGGGGCGCCTGCGGATGCGGGGCTGGGCCTCGTGGTGCAGGAAATGGCGCTGGGGCTGGGCGAGGGCGAATGTGGCTCTGGCGTCATGCAACTGGTGGACAGCGTCACCGGCGATCGGCGCTGCACCGGGCGCTACCTGAGTCAGAGCCAGGGGCGCGAGGCGCTGAAGGCCAGCAAGGAGGCGCTGTTCCTGCAGAAGGACCCGCGCGGTCCTTCGTTGGAAGAGCTGGCACCTGAGGCCTTTGAGCGTCTGAAGCAATGCACAAAGCTTATGCGCGAGAAGCTGTGCGAGGAAATGCAGGCCGAGTTCACCATCGAGAATGGCGAAGTCTACCTGCTGGACGGGGTACGCGTGGCCCGCAATGCCCGCGCTGCGGTTGCCATCGCCGTGTCGCTGGCCGAGGACGGCATTATCAGCCGTGAGGAGGCGTTGATGCGGATCGAGCCTCGGGCCTTGAATGAACTTCTGCACCGCCAGATCGATCCGGAGGTGAAACGGGACGTCTATGCGCGCGGTATCGCCGCCAGCCCCGGCGCGGCCACCGGCAAGATCGTGTTTAGCGCCGAGGACGCGCAGGCGGCGGATTCTCGGGGTGAGGCAGCGATCCTTGTGCGGCGCGAGACCAGCCCCGAGGACATTCGCGGGATGCACGCCGCCGCAGGCGTTCTGACCGAGCGGGGCGGGATCACCAGCCATGCCGCCGTGATCGGGCGGGGTATCGGCAAACCCTGCGTTGTGGGCGCATCCGAGATCACCTTTCAGATCAAACGCAAGCGGTTGGTCTTTCCCGACGGGCGCAGCCTGCAGGCCGGGGATCAGATTACAATCGACGGAACCAGCGGCGAGGTACTGGCCGGCGAGCCGCGCCTGCTGGAAGCCGCGCGGGACGAGTCGTTCAAGACGCTGATGAGTTGGGCGGACGATTTGCGCGATATCGAGGTGCGCGCCAATGCCGACACACAGGCCGATGCCGAACTGGCGCTGACCTTCAAGGCGCAGGGGATCGGGCTGTGCCGGACCGAGCACATGTTTGTCGAACCCAGCCGCCTTGTGGCGATGCGGGAGATGATCTTTGCGGATACCAGCGAGGACCGCGCCTCGGCGCTGGAGGTCTTGCTGCCGATGCAAAGGGCGGATTTCATAGACCTGTTCCGTATCATGTCCGGCATGCCGGTCTGCATTCGCCTGTTCGACCCGCCGCTTCATGAATACCTGCCGGCAGACCGCGAGGGCATACGCGAGCTTGCGGACGCGCTGGACCTGCCGGTGGCTGATGTGACCGAGCGCGTCGAGTCGATGGGTGAATACAACCCGATGCTGGGCATGCGGGGCGTGCGGCTCGGCATCGCAGTGCCCGAGATCTACGAGATGCAGGCCCGCGCGATCTTCGAGGCGACGGTAGCCGCCAGCCACGAGAGTGACCCGGTCGTGCCTGAAGTCATGATTCCGCTGGTGTCGGCGATGCGCGAGGTCGAACTCGTGCGCGAGAATGTCGACAATGTCGCGGATGCTGTGCGCCGCGAGACCGGACGCGATTTCACCTATCGTTTGGGTGTCATGGTCGAGACCCCGCGCGCCGCGCTGCGGGCCGCCGAGATTGCGCCGCATGTGTCGTTCCTTAGCTTCGGGACAAACGACCTGACGCAGATGACCTATGGCCTCAGCCGTGATGACGCGGGCCGGTTCATGTCGCATTACGTGCAGCAGGGCGTATACCCCGAAGATCCGTTCCACGTGCTGGACGTGGACGGCGTGGGCGAGTTGCTGGAGATTGGCGCACGGCGTGGCCGTGAGGTTGCCCCGGATCTGACCTTGTCGATCTGCGGCGAACACGGGGGCAATCCCGAATCGATAGCCTTCTGCCGGACGGCGGGATTCGACTATGTGTCCTGTTCACCGTTCCGGGTTCCGGTGGCGCGACTAGCTGCCGCACAATTGGCCGTTAAGGACAAGATCGGGTAG
- a CDS encoding cell wall hydrolase, with translation MRNLAIALTMLLGTAAAAEQDINRLYAHENRVLSSIPEDMVARYMQRPGVDVTYSRDWLAAQSAQTGGKQWRCLAEALYHEARGESVKGQFAVAEVILNRVDSARFPDSICGVVHQGTGRKYQCQFTYTCDGYSDRINEKRAFERAGKVAYLMVKGAKRQLTDGATHYHTKAVSPKWSRTFARTTTIGVHHFYRMPTRVSSN, from the coding sequence TTGAGAAACCTCGCGATAGCTTTGACGATGTTGCTTGGAACGGCTGCTGCGGCCGAGCAGGACATCAACCGTTTGTACGCGCACGAGAACCGCGTGTTGAGCTCTATCCCCGAAGATATGGTGGCGCGATACATGCAGCGCCCGGGCGTCGACGTCACCTATTCACGCGACTGGTTGGCGGCGCAATCCGCCCAGACCGGCGGCAAGCAGTGGCGTTGCCTTGCCGAGGCGCTTTACCACGAAGCGCGCGGCGAAAGCGTGAAGGGCCAGTTCGCAGTGGCCGAGGTCATTCTGAACCGTGTCGACAGCGCCCGTTTCCCCGACTCGATCTGCGGGGTCGTGCACCAGGGGACTGGGCGGAAGTACCAGTGCCAGTTCACCTACACCTGCGACGGCTACAGCGACCGGATCAACGAGAAGCGCGCCTTCGAACGGGCGGGTAAGGTGGCGTACCTGATGGTCAAAGGCGCCAAGCGCCAATTGACCGACGGAGCGACGCATTACCATACCAAGGCGGTGAGCCCGAAATGGTCGCGTACCTTCGCCCGAACGACCACTATCGGGGTTCATCACTTCTACCGTATGCCGACGCGCGTAAGCTCGAACTGA
- the rpmG gene encoding 50S ribosomal protein L33: MAKPTTIKIRLNSTAGTGHFYVTKKNARTMTEKMSVRKYDPVARKHVEYKEGKIK, encoded by the coding sequence ATGGCGAAGCCGACCACAATCAAGATCCGCCTGAACTCGACCGCCGGCACGGGCCACTTCTATGTGACGAAGAAGAACGCCCGCACCATGACCGAGAAGATGTCGGTGCGCAAATATGACCCCGTCGCGCGCAAGCATGTCGAGTACAAGGAAGGCAAGATCAAGTAG
- the glyS gene encoding glycine--tRNA ligase subunit beta — MPDLLIELFSEEIPARMQARACEDLKKRMTDGLVEAGLTYAGAAAFATPRRLTLALEGLLSESPTLHEERKGPRVDAPEKAIEGFLRGAGVAREDLEVRDEKKGQVYFATITKPGRPASEIVAEVLDDTIRNFPWPKSMRWGAGSLRWVRPLHSILCILTDDAGEAQVVPLDVDGIKTGDTTEGHRFMAQGRFSVTSFEDYAAKLKRAHVVLNPEERAGHIWQEATNLAFARGLDVVADKGLLQEVAGLVEWPVPLMGEIGAEFLDLPPEVLQSSMKEHQKFFSVRNPKTGRIEQFVTVANRETADQGATILAGNQKVLAARLADAKFFWENDLRIAKEGMGPWLESLENVTFHNKLGSQAERIARIAALAREIAPVVGADPDLAEQAAKVAKADLSSEMVYEFPELQGIMGRYYAAEAGLSEDVAAACEEHYAPLGPSDAVPSRPVSVTVALADKLDTLAGFWAIDEKPTGSKDPYALRRAALGVIRLVLDNNLRIRLDRFIDAQLLRHKIKLNAGNASPDEIDTLEEVLDEIADHGVFGAAFHAVIDRVKAKDDKDLPEDGVLRTVGALVPDLSTDLLAFFHDRLKVYLRDQGLRHDVIDACLTLAGGDDFTLIVSRARALQDVLQTEDGENLVQGFKRANNILTQAEEKDGVEYSFGADPKFAEDDTEKALFAALQDAEKSIAAAEQDEDFARAMGAMAALREPIDAFFEALQINSDNEILRRNRLNMLHSIRQICLQAADLRRLEG, encoded by the coding sequence ATGCCCGACCTTCTGATCGAACTTTTCTCCGAGGAAATCCCGGCCAGGATGCAGGCACGGGCTTGCGAGGACTTGAAAAAGCGGATGACCGACGGGCTGGTCGAGGCGGGCCTGACCTATGCAGGGGCCGCGGCCTTTGCCACGCCGCGGCGGCTGACATTGGCGCTGGAAGGACTGCTCTCGGAGAGCCCGACATTGCACGAAGAGCGCAAGGGGCCGCGCGTGGATGCGCCAGAGAAAGCCATTGAAGGTTTCCTACGCGGTGCTGGCGTGGCGCGTGAGGACCTTGAGGTGCGCGACGAGAAGAAGGGGCAGGTCTACTTCGCGACCATCACCAAGCCGGGCCGCCCGGCGTCCGAGATCGTGGCCGAAGTGCTGGACGACACGATCCGCAATTTCCCTTGGCCCAAGTCGATGCGCTGGGGCGCGGGCAGCCTGCGCTGGGTGCGGCCCTTGCATTCGATCCTGTGCATCCTCACCGACGACGCCGGCGAGGCGCAGGTCGTGCCGCTGGACGTTGACGGCATCAAGACGGGTGACACCACCGAGGGGCACAGGTTCATGGCGCAGGGGCGCTTTTCAGTCACGTCTTTCGAGGATTACGCGGCGAAGCTCAAGCGTGCTCATGTGGTACTAAATCCCGAGGAACGCGCCGGCCACATCTGGCAGGAGGCCACGAACCTGGCCTTTGCTCGTGGCCTTGACGTGGTCGCGGACAAGGGGTTGTTGCAAGAGGTCGCGGGGCTGGTGGAATGGCCCGTGCCACTGATGGGCGAGATTGGGGCGGAGTTTCTGGACCTGCCGCCCGAGGTGCTCCAATCCTCGATGAAGGAGCATCAGAAGTTCTTTTCGGTGCGCAATCCCAAGACGGGTCGGATCGAGCAATTCGTGACCGTGGCCAACCGTGAAACGGCCGATCAGGGCGCGACGATCCTTGCGGGCAACCAAAAGGTGCTGGCCGCGCGTTTGGCGGATGCCAAGTTCTTTTGGGAAAATGATCTGCGCATTGCGAAAGAGGGCATGGGGCCGTGGCTGGAAAGCCTGGAGAACGTGACCTTCCACAACAAGCTGGGCAGCCAGGCTGAGCGGATCGCCCGCATTGCGGCCTTGGCGCGGGAGATCGCGCCGGTGGTGGGCGCCGATCCTGATCTGGCGGAACAGGCGGCGAAGGTGGCGAAGGCCGATCTGAGTTCCGAGATGGTCTACGAGTTCCCCGAATTGCAAGGGATCATGGGGCGGTATTACGCGGCCGAGGCCGGGTTGTCCGAGGATGTTGCGGCGGCCTGCGAAGAGCATTACGCGCCGCTTGGCCCGTCTGACGCGGTGCCGTCGCGCCCGGTCTCGGTGACCGTTGCGCTGGCGGACAAACTGGACACGCTGGCCGGGTTCTGGGCGATTGATGAGAAGCCGACGGGGTCGAAGGATCCGTACGCGCTGCGTCGCGCGGCACTCGGGGTGATCCGGCTGGTGTTGGACAACAACCTGCGCATCAGGCTGGACCGGTTCATTGATGCGCAGCTTTTGCGGCATAAGATCAAGCTGAATGCCGGGAACGCCAGCCCCGACGAGATCGACACGCTGGAAGAGGTGCTGGACGAAATCGCCGATCACGGCGTCTTCGGCGCGGCCTTTCACGCGGTGATCGACCGGGTCAAGGCGAAAGACGACAAGGACCTGCCGGAGGATGGTGTTCTGCGCACAGTCGGGGCGCTGGTGCCGGACCTGAGCACCGACCTTCTTGCGTTTTTCCATGATCGGCTGAAGGTCTACCTGCGCGATCAGGGGCTGCGGCATGATGTGATCGATGCCTGCCTGACGCTGGCCGGTGGGGACGATTTCACGTTGATCGTGTCCCGTGCGCGCGCGCTGCAGGACGTCCTGCAGACCGAGGACGGCGAGAACCTCGTGCAGGGGTTCAAGCGGGCCAACAACATCCTGACGCAGGCCGAGGAGAAGGACGGCGTCGAGTATTCCTTTGGCGCCGATCCAAAGTTTGCCGAGGACGACACCGAAAAAGCCTTGTTCGCGGCCTTGCAGGATGCGGAAAAAAGCATCGCCGCTGCGGAGCAGGATGAGGATTTCGCCCGCGCCATGGGCGCTATGGCCGCGTTGCGCGAGCCTATCGACGCATTCTTCGAGGCGCTGCAGATCAACTCCGACAACGAGATCTTGCGGCGCAACCGTCTGAACATGCTGCACTCTATCCGCCAGATCTGTCTTCAGGCGGCGGATTTACGACGGCTGGAAGGATAA